The Deinococcus aquiradiocola genome includes a window with the following:
- a CDS encoding ADP-ribose pyrophosphatase, which produces MTSSSLPRVAVLIGRFEPPHRAHLQLMLEALEGGRDLVVVLGSARSARTVRNPLSDAQREALIRGMLEGAGVPRGRVRVEAVPDAYYFLAAWVERVRAAVGTAHATLAGFEKDASSFYLRLFPEWTFTPPRFVSRLNATDVREAMYGGRWDDVARDVPPQVLAGLREFAGTPEFTELLADRRALHVLAGAGPRRTRGVVLRHGPEVLLAVRDERPGLGLHAIPEADTAGRAAGAVTDDPALTADVLAGSAVRARTLDNPQRVPGVDWVTHATLHDLPFRPDARPGAAWVDVETLTREPWTYFADHAQGVRALLEDWPA; this is translated from the coding sequence ATGACTTCCTCTTCCCTGCCGCGCGTGGCGGTGCTGATCGGCCGGTTCGAGCCGCCCCACCGGGCGCACCTGCAGCTCATGCTGGAGGCGCTGGAGGGCGGCCGTGACCTCGTGGTGGTGCTGGGCAGCGCGAGGAGCGCCCGGACCGTCCGCAACCCGCTCAGCGACGCGCAGCGGGAGGCGCTGATCCGGGGGATGCTTGAGGGGGCGGGCGTGCCGCGCGGGCGGGTGCGGGTGGAGGCCGTGCCGGACGCGTACTACTTCCTGGCGGCGTGGGTGGAGCGGGTGCGGGCGGCGGTGGGGACGGCGCACGCGACACTCGCGGGCTTCGAGAAGGACGCGAGCAGCTTCTACCTGCGGCTGTTCCCGGAGTGGACGTTCACGCCGCCGCGGTTCGTGTCGCGGCTGAACGCGACGGACGTGCGCGAGGCGATGTATGGCGGCCGCTGGGACGACGTGGCGCGGGACGTGCCGCCGCAGGTGCTGGCGGGCCTGCGGGAGTTCGCGGGCACGCCCGAGTTCACGGAGCTGCTGGCGGACCGCCGCGCCCTGCACGTCCTGGCGGGGGCCGGGCCGCGCCGGACGCGGGGCGTGGTGCTGCGGCACGGCCCCGAGGTGCTGCTCGCCGTCCGGGACGAACGGCCGGGCCTGGGCCTGCACGCCATCCCGGAGGCGGACACGGCCGGGCGGGCGGCAGGGGCCGTGACGGACGACCCGGCCCTCACGGCGGACGTGCTGGCGGGCAGCGCCGTGCGGGCGCGGACGCTGGACAACCCGCAGCGCGTGCCGGGCGTGGACTGGGTGACGCACGCGACCCTGCACGACCTGCCGTTCCGGCCGGACGCGCGGCCGGGCGCGGCGTGGGTGGACGTGGAGACGCTCACGCGCGAGCCGTGGACGTACTTCGCGGATCACGCGCAGGGCGTGCGTGCCCTGCTGGAAGACTGGCCCGCCTGA
- a CDS encoding metallophosphoesterase, whose amino-acid sequence MRVFAIADLHLSFTAPKPMTVFGPNWAGHPDAIFEHWQDTVHPDDLVLLPGDLSWAMRLPEALQDLSRVAAMPGRKVLLRGNHDYWWPAIGKLRAALPAGMLAVQNDALRVGNVVVSGTRGWVTPGPDSFTDEDRRIYEREQERLRLSLEHARRLGAGTPGVHHVLMLHYPPTGPHFTPTAFTDLIARHRPDRVVYGHLHGVPVSRSLQHWGDIPTDLVAADGLGFRPKLILDLSGEATPD is encoded by the coding sequence ATGCGCGTATTCGCCATCGCCGACCTGCACCTCTCCTTCACGGCCCCCAAGCCGATGACCGTCTTCGGTCCGAACTGGGCAGGGCATCCGGACGCGATCTTCGAGCACTGGCAGGACACCGTCCACCCGGACGACCTCGTGCTGCTGCCCGGCGACCTCAGCTGGGCCATGCGCCTCCCCGAGGCGCTGCAGGACCTGTCGCGCGTGGCCGCCATGCCGGGACGCAAGGTGCTGCTGCGCGGCAACCACGACTACTGGTGGCCCGCCATCGGCAAACTCCGCGCGGCCCTGCCTGCCGGGATGCTCGCCGTGCAGAACGACGCGCTGCGCGTCGGGAACGTCGTCGTGTCCGGCACGCGCGGCTGGGTCACGCCCGGCCCGGACAGCTTCACGGACGAGGACCGCCGCATCTACGAACGCGAACAGGAACGCCTGCGCCTGTCGCTGGAGCACGCCCGGCGCCTCGGGGCGGGCACGCCCGGCGTGCACCACGTGCTGATGCTGCATTACCCGCCGACCGGCCCGCACTTCACGCCGACCGCGTTCACGGACCTGATCGCCCGCCACCGCCCGGACCGCGTGGTGTACGGTCACCTGCACGGCGTGCCCGTCTCGCGCAGCCTGCAGCACTGGGGCGACATTCCCACCGACCTCGTCGCCGCCGACGGCCTCGGCTTCCGCCCGAAACTCATCCTCGACCTGAGCGGCGAAGCCACCCCCGACTGA